CCACCCATAGCTATTCGACCGTGACGCTCTTCGCTAGGTTCCGGGGCATGTCGATCTCACAGCCGCGCTGCTTGGCGATGAGGTAGGCCAGGAGCTGCATGGGGACAATCGAGACAATGGGGGCGAGCTCGGGGCGAACTTGGGGGATTCTGAGGAGGTGGTCGGTGCTGGAGTCGAGGCGGTGCTCGCCTTCGTAGACCACGCCCACGACCGTCCCGCCGCGTGCGGCCACTTCCTTGATATTGCTGAGCATCTTCTCAAAGACCGCCGGCTGGGTCGCGAGGCAGACCACGATCACCCCTGGCTCGATCAGCGCGAGCGGGCCGTGCTTGAGCTCCCCGGCGGCATAGGCCTCGGCGTGGAGGTAGCTGATCTCTTTTAGCTTCAGCGCCGCCTCCAGCGCCACCGCGAAGTCGTAGCCGCGCCCGAGATAGAAGAAGACACTGCGGTCCGCGAGCTGGGCGGCGAGGTCCTCCACGAGAAGCGCGTTGCCGATCACGCTCTCCACCGCATCCGGGAGGGCCACGAGATCGCGGACAAAGTCGGCGTGGGCTTCGTCGGTGAGGCGCTCCTCAACCGCGGCGAGGTGCAGGCCGATCAGATACAGCACCATGAGCTGGGTGACATAGGCCTTCGTGCTCGCCACACAGATCTCGGGGCCGGCCTGGGTGTAGACACAGGCATGGCTCTCGCGGGCAATCGACGAGCCCACGACATTGACTACTGAGACAATGGTCGCTCCAAGGCGCTTGGCCTCGCGCAGGGCGGCCAGCGTATCGGCGGTCTCGCCCGACTGGGAGATGATGAAGCAGAGGGTCTGGGGGCTCACGAGCGGGTCGGCGTAGCGAAACTCCGAGGCCACACTCACCTCGACCGGGCGACGGAGCAGGTTCTCAAAGAAGCGCTTGGCGACCATGCCCGCGTGGTAGGCCGTGCCACAGGCGACAATGTGGATATGCGTAAAGCCCGCGAGCTGCTCCTTGGTGAAGCCGTCGAGCTCGGGGATGAAGACCCGGTCGCTCTCCGTGAGGCGGCCCCGGAGCGTGTCGGCCAGCGCACGCGGCTGCTCGTGGATCTCCTTGAGCATGAAGTGGGGAAAGCCACCCTTCTCCGCCGTCTGCTCGTCCCAGGTGACCTGAAACGGCTCCCGGTGGATGGCAGCGCCTGTGAGGCTGGTGAGGGTCACACCCTCGGGGGTCAGCTTGGCAAAGTCGCCGTCTTCGAGCACGACCACGCGCCGGGTGTAGCGCATGACGGCGGGAATGTCGGAGGCCAGGAAGTTCTCGCCCTCGCCCAGCCCGAGGATCAGCGGCGAGGCGGTCTTGGCGCAGTAGAGGGTCTCGGGCTCGTGCGACGCGCACACCGCAATCGAGTACGCGCCCGTCACCAGGGTCAGCGCCTCGCGGATCGCGGCCTCCATCCCCCCGAGCTTGCGGAACGCCCGGTCCACGAGATGCACCATGACCTCGGTGTCGGTCTCGGATGCAAAGACAAAGCCCTCGGCGAGCAGCTCGGCGCGGAGCTCTTGGTAGTTCTCAATAATCCCATTGTGGATCAGCGCGATCTTGCCGTCGTGGGAGAAGTGCGGGTGGGCATTGGGCGTGGTCGGGCCGCCGTGGGTCGCCCAGCGCGTGTGGGCGATCGAGGCACCGTGGGTCTCCCAGTGGTCCTGGAGCTGCGACTCCAGTACCGCGAGCTTGCCCGCCGCCTTGACGATCTGGACATCGCCCTCGGAGGCCACCGCCACCCCTGCGGAGTCGTAGCCACGGTACTCAAGGCGCCGCAGCATCTCAATCACTGTCCGCACGCCGGGGCGCGGTCCCACATAGCCGGTAATTCCACACATAGGCTTTTATTGTATCGTGCCCACCCCTGCCCGGAACCCACTTTCTTTGGGGATCGTCTGAAGTCTATAAAAGGAAAATCTCGATGCGACAGAGATCTATTGATCCCAAGGCAGTGACGCTATTAGAGGCCGTTGCCCAGCGAGGAAGGTCGATTCAGTCCCTCTCTCTGGACACTCTCTTAGAGACTCCGGCGCGTAAGGTGCAGGGCCACCTCGACTTTAAGCGTCCGCTCGCCTACCGCTCCCTGCAAGCCGATAGGCGGATTATCGCGCTCTCCAACCAGGGGCGCGATATTCAGCTAGACACGCTGAAGAAGACCTATGTCAAGAGCCCCTTTAGCTCCACCACGCTCAGGAACCTCCTGCCCTACCTTGAGGGCTGGCCCGAGCTCCACTCGGAGGAGCTGGCCTATCTCAAGTACCTAGGAACCGAGCGACTGGGGGCGGTCACCTGTGATGTTGTCCGTGGAGATATCGTGAGCGGTCTGAGCCTAGGGAGTAATGGCTGGCCGACTCAGATAACACGGCTCTACATTGGCCCGGATCGTCTGATCTACCGTGTCCGAAATGAGCGCGACGGGGGCAAGGATATCTCGCAGACAACCTACTCCCAGGTGGTGATCAACCCGAACCTTCCTGACAGCATGTTTCTTTTACCGCCGGGCTATACGCCGGGGCCGCGTTCCGGGTACTAAGGAGGGACTTGAGCCTCTACTCCCTGCTCCGCCAGTACGCCTGGAACGCCACGGCCTACCAGATCGTGAATCCGGGGATCGTGCACTGGTTCTCCCCCGAGGGCGATGCTGTCATTGGCTATGTCACAAGGGCCGGGGTGCGGGTAGTGGCGGGGGCACCGGTCTGCGACGAAGCTCGGCTCGCGGCGGTGCTGGCGGCGTTTGCGCAGGAGGCTGCGCACGCGGGGGAGCAGGTCTGCTACTTTGGGGCGGCGGGGCGGGTGTTCTCTCTGCTCTCGGAGCTGGCGGGGCACTCGGTGGTCGTGCTGGGGGCGCAGCCGGTCTGGAACCCACAAGCGCTCCCGAACTGGCGACCGTCGCTACGGGCGCAGCTCTCCCGCGCTAGAAACAAAGGGGTCACCGTCCGCGAGTGGCCCGTGACCGAGGCGGAGAGCCACCCCGAACTGGCGCGGGTGCTGGGCGAGTGGCTGGCCCGCAAGCCCCTGCCGTCGATGCACTTCCTGGTCGAGCCCCAGACCCTCGCGGCGCTCACCGACAAGCGGGTCTTTGTCGCGGAGCAGGGGGGCTCGCCTCTGGGGTTTGTCACCCTCGCGCCCATTCCCGCACGCCAGGGCTGGCTCACGGAGCAGTTTGTGCGGGGGAGGGGGGCACCCAATGGGACCGTGGAGCTGATGCTGGATGCGGCGCTACGGGCCATCGCTGCCGACGGTGCCCAGTACGCGACCATGGGCCTCGTCCCGCTCTCCTCGGGCACCTGGGACCCCGCGCTCTACAACCCGCTCTGGTTGCGTTTTACCCTCGGCTGGGTGCGGGCACACGGGCAGCGTTTTTATAACTTTGGGGGGCTGGAGGCGTTCAAGGCCAAGTTCTCCCCAAGCGGCTGGGAGCCGATCTACGCTATCGCCAACGAGCCGCGCTTCTCGCCGCGCACCCTCTGGGCGATCGCCGCCGCCTTCGCCGACCGCTCGCCCCTCTCAACCATAACGCGTGGCTTGTTCAAGGCCGTCCGCCAAGAGTGGCGCTGGCTCCGTCAGCGCTGAGCGTTGGTGTTTCGCTGCGCCTGGGCCTGCGGCTCAAAGCTCAGGACACGTGTCCCCCGCCGGGTGAGCGGCCCCACCTGCCCGACCTGGAGCGCCGAGTAGATCTCCGTGTCCACCGCGAGCTCCTCTTGGAGGCCGCCCTCAAAGGCAAAGGTCACAAAGCAGCCGACCCCATGGTACATCGAGGCAGTACGCTTCTCCATGACGGTCGCGGTGCACCGGATCAGGGGCTTGCGCCACACCCGCAGGTAGCTGGCGATCAGAAAAGTCAGGAGCGCCGTGAGCGCGACACAGCCCAGAAGAATCAGTGAGCCTGTATGGATCGTATTCATGCCCATGAGAGACCCGCAGGGCCCAACTAAGTTGCCGCTCTCTCTGCCGCATGGAGCGCTTGTGCGTACGACGAGCCAATCAAGGCGTAGAGCTGGTCGGGGGAGAAGCCCGGTGCCGCAACTCCTGTCTCCCAGAGCTGCTCGGCGAGCCGGTGGCACAGAGCACAGAGGCTGATGCCGTTCTCTTTGACATAGCCACCGCCGGGCAGGGTCGTGCGGTCGGAGATATGGTGGGCATCCAGCGCGGTATCGCTCCGCCCGCAGACACGGCAGCAGTGGCCATCCCGGGCAAAGACCGCCTCCCGAAACGCTGCCCGCACGGCCTTTTTGTGGTGTTTCCCCATGCCTCTCTATCGCACGAGGGCTAGCCGTCGGCAAGGATGAGGATTATGCGCCCACTGCCCACGGCCCCGCCAAAGCGCGTGAAGCCGCTGTAGCGAAGGGCCTCCTGAACAACCTCCTGGGAAAAGAGGCTGGCAGGCGCACCCGAGAGTCCTAGGATCGCGGCCTGCTTGAGCTTGGTTCCGCGCATGCGGAGCGGCCCGAGCGCCATGCTCCCCGTGCGGATCCAGCGCGGCGACGACAGCTTGGTAAACTGGGCGAGCTCGGCGGTGGCGCAGCGGGTGAGGGTGGCGTCCGGGCTCAGGCTGGAGCCGCTGAGCCGGACGAGCGGCTGACCACTCTCGGTAGCAGAGCGTGCGCCTGCTGGGACGAGGGTGGCGCGCTCGACCCGCTGCTTCTCGACCGTGAGGCTCACGACACGGCTGCGCTCCAGCGCGGCAAGCCCCGCCTCTCCCCCCAGCTGGGCCAGGGCTGTCTCGCTCAGGACGAGGGTCTTGTAGCGCGGCTCCGTGAGAGGCAGGACGGTAAGGCGGCGTGTTTTGGCAGCGAAGCGACGCACGCAGCCCTCAAGGCGATTGGGTTCGGGCGGGAGAAGGGGGAGGGGAGCACGGAGCCGCCGTGCCACTTTCAGCGACGGGGCAGGGTCGCGCATGCCCTCGGGGCCGTGGAGCTCAAAGTGCAGGTGCGGGCCATCGGCATCCCCGCTATCGCCGACATAGCCGATCAGCTGCCCCTCCCGCACCCGCTCCCCTGGGACGAGATTGGGCGCGAACATGAAATCCAAGTGCGCCTTGTTGTCGTTGGTGCCCGGGGTATCGTCGTTGAGGTGCGTCCCCAAGCACCCCCAGCCATCCTCGCGGACAATCCAAAAGGTCTGGGGCTTGAAGCCCAGCACCCCTGCGAACGGTGCGACCACGGGCGAGAGCTTGGGGGCGATCAGGTCACAGCCCGTGTGCCGGTGTGAGCCCCAGTCCTCGTTGTAGCTAGAGCGCCAGCGCGTGGGGTTGATCACCGGAAAGACCATGGGGATCGTCACCCGCTCCGTGGGCAGGTGCTGCTTGGTGTAGGGGGGGATGGGGGGAAGAAGAGGCTCAGGCATAAGAAGGCAACAGAGAAAGGGTGTCCGTATTGTACCGCTTTGAAGGGGGTACAATCCCCCCATGAAGACCGTTCTGCTCGCGACCGAGGCCATGCGCTGCCGCTTTGAGCTCGTGCTGGAGGGCGACTCGGAGGAGCGCTTGGTCGCGGCGGGCGAGGAGGCTCTGGCGGAGATCGAGGCGGTCGAGCGTCAGCTCTCTGCCTACGACCCCGAGAGCGAGCTCTGGGCGGTCAATGCACTGGCAGGGAAGGGGCCGGTGCGGGTTCGTCCCACGACCCTGGCGTTTCTGGAGGAGGCCCGCGCGCTGACCGAGCAGACCGCGGGGGCGTTTGACCCGACAATTGGGGCTCTGATCGCGCTCTGGCGTGGCAGCGAGGAGCCCACGGACGAGAGCGTCGCCCAGGCGCTCGCACGGACGGGATGGCAAGGGGTCCTGCTCGACCACGAGACCAACTCGATCACACTCGCGCGGGAGGGGCTTCGGCTCGACCCGGGGGCGATTGGAAAAGGCTGGGCACTGGACCGTGCCCGCGATATCCTGGAAGAGGCCGGAGTGACACGGGCACTGCTGCATGGCGGGACATCGTCGGTCGTGGCGCTGGGAGAGGGCTGGAAGGTGCAGATTGGGGGAGGACCGACCCTGACCCTGAGCAACCAGAGCCTAGGAGTCTCGGCACCGTCGGGGCGGTGGGCGGTCTTTGGAGAGCGGCGCTACGGCCACGTCCTCGATCCCCGCACGGGCTGGCCGGTCGGGGCCCGTGCCTGGGCCGCGGTAATCGCCCCCACTGCGACACAGGCCGATGCGCTCTCGACTGCTCTCTTGGTGCGTGGCGAGGGAGCCTGGCCCGGCTGTCACACGTTTCTGCCCGAAGACGTTACTTTAGGCAACACAGGAGAGATGAAATGAAGATGCGAATGCGGGCAGCGGTGGCGCTGCTAGGACTGACAACACTGGCTCTAGCGGGCTGTGGCGGTGGTGGGGGGACCACGAAGGAGAGTGGCGGTGGGTCGGGCGATCCGGCGGCGGGCTTCCGGGTGGTCTACACCCGCAATGGCGATATCTACCGGATGAACGGCGATGGCACCAATGTCCAGCAACTCACCAACACGAGCGCCTTCGACTTCCAGCCGACCCTCTCGGCGGACCGTCAGTGGATTATCTTCACGTCGGACCGGGCCGCGACCTACAGCAAGCAGTACCGGCTCTTTCTGATGCGCACCGATGGCACGCAGCTGGAGCAGCTCACCGAGAGCGCGGGCTTTGAGGCCGATCCGGCCTACTCCCCCGACGGCACCCGAGTGGCGTTTGTGAGCAACCGGGATGGCAACGATGAGATCTACGTGATGATCTTGGCAACGGGGGAGGTAAAGCGGCTGACCAACACCGCGGCGGCGGAGCAGACCCCCGCATGGTCCGCGGATAGCTCCCGGCTTGTCTTCGCCGCCACTCCGACCTCGACGGAGAACACGGATATCTACTCCATCCGCGCCTCCGACGGCGGCGATCTCGTTCGGCTCACCCAGAATGTCGCGACAGATGACTCCCCGAGCTTCTCCCCCGATGGCCGCTGGGTTGCCTTTGCGTCGAATCGGGACGGAGGCAAGTTCAAGATCTTCCAGGTGCGCACCGATGGCTCGGGCGATCTGCAGCAGCTCACCAGTGGTGGTAGCGGTGAGGATGGCTTCCCGGTCTATACCCCCGATGGTGCGTTCCTGATGTTCGATAGCGATCGGGATGTGGACTCGGATATCTACCGGCTGAACTTGAGCACGGGCCAGACCACCCGCCTGAGCAACTCCTACGACCCCGAGACCAACCCGGATACCCGGGCGGTGAAGCGAGGACGACAGCTACGCAGCAAGCGCTAGCGCTCTTTTAAGTGGTGGGAAAACCCAAAGAATTACTGGGTTTTTCCCCCTGAAGAATAAGCGTAGAGATTTCCATAATTCTTATGTATCCCAGTCCTGTGGGAGAACTAATCGGAGGAGCCCTGAAACACTCCCCGAGCCATTAGGAGAAAAAATGAAATCTCTTCGCCGCGCGTTTACGCTTGTTGAAATTATGATCGTTGTCCTGATTATCGGTATCCTGGTCGCGATCGCTGTCCCCAACTTTGTCCGTGCTCGTGAGTCCGCTCGTGCTCGTGCTTGTGTTGCCAACCTGAAGCAGATCGACTCCGCCAAGGAGCAGTACGCCATGGACTACAAGCTGGCACAGGGCTCCACCATGCCCGCTCTGTCCGTGCTCTGTGGCGCGGGTACCACCACCTACATCAAGGGCGGTACTCCCACCTGTGCATCGAGCGGCACCTACACGATCGGCAACCTGGGCACCGACCCCACCTGCTCCATCGGTACGGCCGCTGCCGTCGCTCACGTCCTGCCGTAGGTTTTATCGAGCTAAGTAAGGGGCGGCGAGACTTCGGTTTCGCCGCCCTTTGTCGTATGGTATCCTGAGCCCATGGTAGAACCTGGGCAGTATCTTCGTGATCTCTTCACCCAGCCCGTCGGCAGCGCTGTCGTCGCCCGTGGCTGGGTTAAAACCGTCCGCTCTGGCAAGGGAGTCTCTTTTATTCAGCTCTCCGACGGTTCCTGTTTTGCAGACCTCCAAGTGGTCGCCGACCCGAGCGTGGTTCCTGAGGGCGTGACCACGGGGGCCTGTCTTTCGATTGCAGGAGAGCTGGTCGCCTCGCCGGGCTCGGGACAGGCCGTGGAGCTTCAGGCAAAG
This genomic interval from Armatimonas rosea contains the following:
- the glmS gene encoding glutamine--fructose-6-phosphate transaminase (isomerizing), yielding MCGITGYVGPRPGVRTVIEMLRRLEYRGYDSAGVAVASEGDVQIVKAAGKLAVLESQLQDHWETHGASIAHTRWATHGGPTTPNAHPHFSHDGKIALIHNGIIENYQELRAELLAEGFVFASETDTEVMVHLVDRAFRKLGGMEAAIREALTLVTGAYSIAVCASHEPETLYCAKTASPLILGLGEGENFLASDIPAVMRYTRRVVVLEDGDFAKLTPEGVTLTSLTGAAIHREPFQVTWDEQTAEKGGFPHFMLKEIHEQPRALADTLRGRLTESDRVFIPELDGFTKEQLAGFTHIHIVACGTAYHAGMVAKRFFENLLRRPVEVSVASEFRYADPLVSPQTLCFIISQSGETADTLAALREAKRLGATIVSVVNVVGSSIARESHACVYTQAGPEICVASTKAYVTQLMVLYLIGLHLAAVEERLTDEAHADFVRDLVALPDAVESVIGNALLVEDLAAQLADRSVFFYLGRGYDFAVALEAALKLKEISYLHAEAYAAGELKHGPLALIEPGVIVVCLATQPAVFEKMLSNIKEVAARGGTVVGVVYEGEHRLDSSTDHLLRIPQVRPELAPIVSIVPMQLLAYLIAKQRGCEIDMPRNLAKSVTVE
- a CDS encoding DUF2156 domain-containing protein → MSLYSLLRQYAWNATAYQIVNPGIVHWFSPEGDAVIGYVTRAGVRVVAGAPVCDEARLAAVLAAFAQEAAHAGEQVCYFGAAGRVFSLLSELAGHSVVVLGAQPVWNPQALPNWRPSLRAQLSRARNKGVTVREWPVTEAESHPELARVLGEWLARKPLPSMHFLVEPQTLAALTDKRVFVAEQGGSPLGFVTLAPIPARQGWLTEQFVRGRGAPNGTVELMLDAALRAIAADGAQYATMGLVPLSSGTWDPALYNPLWLRFTLGWVRAHGQRFYNFGGLEAFKAKFSPSGWEPIYAIANEPRFSPRTLWAIAAAFADRSPLSTITRGLFKAVRQEWRWLRQR
- a CDS encoding DUF2500 family protein is translated as MNTIHTGSLILLGCVALTALLTFLIASYLRVWRKPLIRCTATVMEKRTASMYHGVGCFVTFAFEGGLQEELAVDTEIYSALQVGQVGPLTRRGTRVLSFEPQAQAQRNTNAQR
- a CDS encoding HNH endonuclease — protein: MGKHHKKAVRAAFREAVFARDGHCCRVCGRSDTALDAHHISDRTTLPGGGYVKENGISLCALCHRLAEQLWETGVAAPGFSPDQLYALIGSSYAQALHAAERAAT
- a CDS encoding M23 family metallopeptidase, coding for MPEPLLPPIPPYTKQHLPTERVTIPMVFPVINPTRWRSSYNEDWGSHRHTGCDLIAPKLSPVVAPFAGVLGFKPQTFWIVREDGWGCLGTHLNDDTPGTNDNKAHLDFMFAPNLVPGERVREGQLIGYVGDSGDADGPHLHFELHGPEGMRDPAPSLKVARRLRAPLPLLPPEPNRLEGCVRRFAAKTRRLTVLPLTEPRYKTLVLSETALAQLGGEAGLAALERSRVVSLTVEKQRVERATLVPAGARSATESGQPLVRLSGSSLSPDATLTRCATAELAQFTKLSSPRWIRTGSMALGPLRMRGTKLKQAAILGLSGAPASLFSQEVVQEALRYSGFTRFGGAVGSGRIILILADG
- a CDS encoding FAD:protein FMN transferase produces the protein MKTVLLATEAMRCRFELVLEGDSEERLVAAGEEALAEIEAVERQLSAYDPESELWAVNALAGKGPVRVRPTTLAFLEEARALTEQTAGAFDPTIGALIALWRGSEEPTDESVAQALARTGWQGVLLDHETNSITLAREGLRLDPGAIGKGWALDRARDILEEAGVTRALLHGGTSSVVALGEGWKVQIGGGPTLTLSNQSLGVSAPSGRWAVFGERRYGHVLDPRTGWPVGARAWAAVIAPTATQADALSTALLVRGEGAWPGCHTFLPEDVTLGNTGEMK
- a CDS encoding DPP IV N-terminal domain-containing protein, with product MKMRMRAAVALLGLTTLALAGCGGGGGTTKESGGGSGDPAAGFRVVYTRNGDIYRMNGDGTNVQQLTNTSAFDFQPTLSADRQWIIFTSDRAATYSKQYRLFLMRTDGTQLEQLTESAGFEADPAYSPDGTRVAFVSNRDGNDEIYVMILATGEVKRLTNTAAAEQTPAWSADSSRLVFAATPTSTENTDIYSIRASDGGDLVRLTQNVATDDSPSFSPDGRWVAFASNRDGGKFKIFQVRTDGSGDLQQLTSGGSGEDGFPVYTPDGAFLMFDSDRDVDSDIYRLNLSTGQTTRLSNSYDPETNPDTRAVKRGRQLRSKR
- a CDS encoding competence type IV pilus major pilin ComGC; translation: MKSLRRAFTLVEIMIVVLIIGILVAIAVPNFVRARESARARACVANLKQIDSAKEQYAMDYKLAQGSTMPALSVLCGAGTTTYIKGGTPTCASSGTYTIGNLGTDPTCSIGTAAAVAHVLP